Proteins encoded within one genomic window of Nilaparvata lugens isolate BPH chromosome 11, ASM1435652v1, whole genome shotgun sequence:
- the LOC120353597 gene encoding uncharacterized protein LOC120353597 isoform X2: MDFVSLFPIEVTDIVLSHLSPNERNNCKNVSELWNRVIVDFIQREHLRLKTNFENRRYCVCPCDFSYAEFRHLKVSVLPSNVPHDYCIYWPVFMRTKNTSQLFHFQLFQITKSGLTLIVSIAFPRPEHLLKVCVMGNSVVLITRHHILFFDGHHLRTIMPIIFPDPPYELPYLTMDTHHIVFIEKNSNLLLVWCKQAIKVIFYRSAPDICLKCSLFDGCFIISSGENDPGKTSRIEVRNLRNAPDNMLQLYFLVDGKVDYLKSNERFLFLYIETYDNHCIQVRDKESYSITYRYKYSVACCVVQVSDDFVFVNDYNKPKQKFEWDILTLSTGECYTAPISSFSGEVHALFDRKYIIEWCGIENKVKVMDWRKNTIWYLQHEYPESKNFVIIGVTELMIVAIDRTTGMMINFIFE, translated from the coding sequence ATGGATTTTGTTTCGCTTTTCCCGATTGAAGTGACCGATATTGTCTTGTCTCATTTATCGCCAAATGAACGAAATAATTGCAAAAATGTAAGTGAACTGTGGAATAGGGTGATCGTCGATTTCATACAACGAGAACATTTGCGATTGAAAACGAATTTCGAGAACAGAAGATACTGTGTCTGCCCATGCGATTTTAGTTATGCTGAGTTTCGACATTTGAAAGTTTCTGTACTCCCTTCAAATGTCCCACATGACTACTGTATCTACTGGCCTGTATTTATGCGCACAAAAAATACATCGCAACTATTCCATTTCCAACTCTTTCAAATCACGAAGTCTGGATTGACTCTAATAGTATCAATCGCCTTTCCTCGGCCAGAACACTTACTGAAAGTTTGTGTCATGGGAAACTCAGTTGTTTTGATCACCAGACATCATATTCTCTTCTTTGATGGTCATCATCTCAGAACCATTATGCCCATCATTTTTCCTGATCCCCCTTATGAACTCCCTTACCTAACAATGGATACTCATCACATcgtatttattgaaaaaaatagtaacCTATTACTAGTTTGGTGCAAACAGGCAATTAAAGTGATATTTTATCGTTCGGCACCAGATATTTGTCTTAAATGCAGTCTGTTTGACGGATGCTTTATCATCTCCTCTGGTGAAAATGATCCTGGAAAAACCTCAAGAATTGAAGTCAGGAATTTGAGGAATGCTCCAGACAATATGCTCCAGTTATATTTTCTTGTCGACGGAAAAGTTGACTATCTGAAATCGAACGAGCGATTTCTTTTCTTGTATATTGAAACTTACGATAATCACTGCATCCAAGTACGAGACAAAGAGAGTTATTCCATCACTTATCGTTATAAATATTCGGTCGCTTGCTGCGTGGTTCAAGTATCCGATGATTTTGTTTTTGTCAATGACTATAACAAACCTAAGCAGAAATTCGAATGGGACATACTAACTCTTTCCACTGGCGAATGTTATACAGCTCCAATTTCTAGCTTCAGCGGTGAAGTGCACGctttatttgatagaaaatatATCATAGAATGGTGTGGTattgaaaataaagtaaaaGTTATGGACTGGAGAAAAAATACCATATGGTACCTCCAACATGAATATCCAGAAAGTAAAAACTTCGTTATTATTGGTGTTACTGAACTAATGATTGTAGCTATTGATCGAACTACTGGTATgatgattaattttatttttgagtaA